The DNA segment AGTATTATATGTTTGTCTAGTTTGAGGAATTTTCCTATCTAAAAGGCATATGTGTTATTCATAAATCTACCCTGTCTAATCACACCATTAGTCATTGTACTAAATCACTAGTCTGGGTTGGGGCAACATGAAAGAGTGAGTTTGGTCCATGGCTCTATGCAAATTTACATTCCTGGAGTAATAAGGCATTTGCTGCACAACTTGCAGTGTGTACAGTGCGTCACAAAAAAGAACACGCACAAGATGAAAGAGGAAACAGCATAAGCTTATATTGTGCCTTTAGAGTATTTCTACTTGTGGAATGTAATAGTTTTATAGGGCCATGGCTAAAAGTTTGCACAGGAAAACATGGCTACAGGAGCAAGCCCCCATATCAAAGCATGGGACTAGGATGCTTGGACATTGAATTATATGACTATTTAATAATATAAAGTAAGCTGTTAATATGCAACTGTTGTGGTCTATTTCATTGTAGATGGTACCTATTTAAAATCAGATTTTCTAATTCTTGTGACCTACCCATGTTTATAAATTGCCCAATGCCCATGCATATCTTGCTCATTGTTAGTCATTTTGGCAGTGCCAGATATTGGTGGATGGCCCCTTATTGATAAGTTGTTACATGATATCATGTTGGAAGTTCAACTATTTCGCCGTGTATTAACTTTACCAACAAATCTAAGTCACCTTTCATGAAAAGACGCTTAACATGCACCATACATTGTCATGCTTTCTTATCATAATTGTGTACAAGATATCTGCCTGCTGCACTTTTACTTAGGTTCTACAATTTTGAACTATCCCATATCAATGCACCTGACAATGCTTCATGCTGTCAGGCTACTATCACAGCCGCTAAAACAATGAAAGGGACACCTCACTGGATGGCACCTGAAGTCATTGTTGGGAGTGGGCATAACTTGTAAGTGGAGAAACTCTTCCGGACTTCCAGTCCCATTTCTTTTCCAGTCTGTATAAGATCcaaaattctctctctctctttctctctgtgCACGCGTGCGCTCTCCTCCTATCTCTCTGTTGTAGCAGTCAATCTCAGTTATAATCGTCCCTGTTTGCACTACTTAAAGAACTGGCACTCATAATAAGATGCTTTGTTACAAAGTGAAAGTGCAATTTTAAAGCAAATGGCGAGCCTGATTTGAAAGTATCCATTAATACTTGAActgttttactccctccatcccaaattataagACGCCCTCTTAAAATCAAACTCGGTAACTTTggctaataatcatactaactatatatatgctaagtattatgtatgttatatcactatattcatattttgaagtactttcatgtgatgctaatttcatatttgttgggaACATAATATGGAataaattgatggtcaaagtatgttatttaagaccatgtaaaaaaatataggccttataatttgggacagagggagtaatatttatgCTATATTGATTTTGGGAGAGCAGAAAGcactaaaaagtaaaaattgCTAGATATGCTTTCTGAACTACATAATTATTCTAGCATGAGTTGAAAATCACATTTAGTCTCATTTTGTACAACAAATTGAGCAAACTTGATCACATTTAGCTACTTTTTATATactcacatatattttttttttgtattcaACTGATATACAGATATTTAAATTTGTACCAAGGAAGGAAGTAAAACATTATTGTTATTTGTTATTCTTAAAAGCTATTTCAGTATCATgttatttttctatttgttCTTACTTTTTAGCTGATCCGTACTATCCATCCTCTCAGCTCTGCAGACATCTGGAGTGTGGGATGCACAGTTATTGAAATGGCTACTGGTAAACCACCATGGAGCCAGCAGTACCAGGAGGTAAGTTCTAATGATATCAGGCCCTACATAAGATGAAACTTGTGTTAGTTGTTAACCTAACAAGCTCTTTTTAGGTTGCCCTTCTATTTCATGTCGGAACCACAAAGTCACACCCGCCTATACCTGAACATCTCTCCCCTGAGGCCAAAGATTTTCTGCTAAAATGCCTGCAGAAGTAAGCTATGTTCTCACCTCTTAGCTAATATTTTGTCCAAAAGTttttacaattaaaaataatagtTCCTGAATATTTTGCTCCGGTGGCTTGattatttctttcttctttcagAGAACCAGAGTTGAGATCGACAGCATCAGATTTATTGAAGGTATATTTGTTTGCTGCGGTGTAGCTGGCGTTTTTTTATGTGTTTGTAAGGGTAAGGTGATGTTGCTATTTATTTAAATATGACACCTTCAACATTTTCTTGCAGCACCCATTTGTTACAGGAGAATCGGAGAACCTGCAGCCACTCAATTGTGCGGCACAGCAGGTTGATTCCTAGCATAATCTGATGTTACTTCACCCACTCATTTGTTTGATTTAATAACTTGCGCGGAACACAATTGACAGGAAACTTGCGTAAATGAGCTTCCTGCACATGATTTGTCCAGTGGCTTGTAAGTTCTGTGATTTGTGAGTTTACTCGGTCTTCAATTGTCACattatagtttttcttttcatgacaACTTATTCAACTGCTTGAAGGGGTTTAAATCATTCTGTCAACTGGCCCACTATCAGTTCCAACAGGTCTTCAAAAATCAAACCCTTGTGGGAGGGTAGCTGTGATGAGGATGACATGTGTGAGTTTGCTGACAAGGATGACTGCCCAGCTGTTGGATCTGTAAGAATTTTGCTTCAGCTCTTCCTTTTTAAGCATTTTATGTGAGCTATTGGTTTCATGATCTGTCTATGCATTTCAAGAATCTGCTGTGGATCAACTGCATTATGTCATTAGTCACGTTACATTCCTGTCAATTTCAGAGCTACAATCCCATGTCTGAACCATTTGATAACTGGGAAAGCAAGTTTGATGCGAGCCCAGAGCAAAATTCTCATCAATCAATGGAATTTGGTGGATTAGCTAAACATGCTGAAAGCAGCATGACCGAAAATGATTTTACTTTTCCTTGCGAAGGAAGTTGTGAAGATGATGATGTACTTACAGAATCGAAGATAAAAGCATTTCTTGACGAGAAGGTACTTAGCATTTATGAAATTACACAAATTCAGTACTTTACTGCTAGTACTTCCACTATTGACTGTTTCTCTCACCAGGCTCTTGATCTGAAAAAGCTACAAACACCTTTATATGAGGAGTTCTACAACACGGTGAATGCTGGGAATTCTCAGGTAGCTGACCATACTTCCAACGGAATTTTCTCAAATAGTCCCAAATTGCCACCTCGGGGAAAGTCACCAACGAGTAAGATGAGAGgaggtgcagcagcagcatcaactTGTGATAACTCAAATAATACGAGGCCTGAAAGCTGCAGCAACCAATTATCAGAAGACACTGTACAGAGCAGCCGAATTTTGAGAGAAATAGCTTCTCCGCAACTTGACGAGTTAGGAAACAAAATCCATTCTGATGTCCAAGATAGCCCAAGGTTTGTGTCAAATTGCTTTGAAATACAGTAtgttatgcaaaaaaaaagctaactgCCTTACTAATGTAGAAGCACCGGGTCTGGGATTCATTGCAATATTCTAGTGATG comes from the Oryza glaberrima chromosome 9, OglaRS2, whole genome shotgun sequence genome and includes:
- the LOC127785493 gene encoding mitogen-activated protein kinase kinase kinase NPK1-like isoform X1 → MRRDDAGGGGFGDLFNSVRRSIAFRTSTAPETPGPLGGGGGIGVRISSCLRKSRGMGLLGLISKSPSPPRRLLPPAPEFSGGGGGGGVGRGGGGGEESPQIRWRKGELIGSGAFGQVYLGMNLDTGELLAVKQVLIGSNNATREKAQAHIRELEEEVKLLKNLSHPNIVRYLGTVREEDTLNILLEFVPGGSIQSLLGKLGSFPEAVIRKYTKQILQGLEYLHNNAIIHRDIKGANILVDNKGCIKLADFGASKQVAKLATITAAKTMKGTPHWMAPEVIVGSGHNFSADIWSVGCTVIEMATGKPPWSQQYQEVALLFHVGTTKSHPPIPEHLSPEAKDFLLKCLQKEPELRSTASDLLKHPFVTGESENLQPLNCAAQQETCVNELPAHDLSSGLGLNHSVNWPTISSNRSSKIKPLWEGSCDEDDMCEFADKDDCPAVGSSYNPMSEPFDNWESKFDASPEQNSHQSMEFGGLAKHAESSMTENDFTFPCEGSCEDDDVLTESKIKAFLDEKALDLKKLQTPLYEEFYNTVNAGNSQVADHTSNGIFSNSPKLPPRGKSPTSKMRGGAAAASTCDNSNNTRPESCSNQLSEDTVQSSRILREIASPQLDELGNKIHSDVQDSPSVSFAERQRKWKEELVQELERERVMRLASCGKTPSPNRAPNGKRERHPAH
- the LOC127785493 gene encoding mitogen-activated protein kinase kinase kinase NPK1-like isoform X2, whose product is MRRDDAGGGGFGDLFNSVRRSIAFRTSTAPETPGPLGGGGGIGVRISSCLRKSRGMGLLGLISKSPSPPRRLLPPAPEFSGGGGGGGVGRGGGGGEESPQIRWRKGELIGSGAFGQVYLGMNLDTGELLAVKQVLIGSNNATREKAQAHIRELEEEVKLLKNLSHPNIVRYLGTVREEDTLNILLEFVPGGSIQSLLGKLGSFPEAVIRKYTKQILQGLEYLHNNAIIHRDIKGANILVDNKGCIKLADFGASKQVAKLATITAAKTMKGTPHWMAPEVIVGSGHNFSADIWSVGCTVIEMATGKPPWSQQYQEVALLFHVGTTKSHPPIPEHLSPEAKDFLLKCLQKEPELRSTASDLLKHPFVTGESENLQPLNCAAQQETCVNELPAHDLSSGFSNRSSKIKPLWEGSCDEDDMCEFADKDDCPAVGSSYNPMSEPFDNWESKFDASPEQNSHQSMEFGGLAKHAESSMTENDFTFPCEGSCEDDDVLTESKIKAFLDEKALDLKKLQTPLYEEFYNTVNAGNSQVADHTSNGIFSNSPKLPPRGKSPTSKMRGGAAAASTCDNSNNTRPESCSNQLSEDTVQSSRILREIASPQLDELGNKIHSDVQDSPSVSFAERQRKWKEELVQELERERVMRLASCGKTPSPNRAPNGKRERHPAH